Within Triticum dicoccoides isolate Atlit2015 ecotype Zavitan chromosome 1B, WEW_v2.0, whole genome shotgun sequence, the genomic segment AAATGTTGATAGCACTAAAATTATTTGTGACATTTAAAAGatgtgcacttgtttcaaaaaatgtttatacaatgtaaaaaaatatATTTCATACCATTCCAAAAATTGCACATGACATTTAAATAAAATCTTCACGAGTTTCAAAACTATGTTCGTGATGTTTTTTTAAAATGTCCATACAATGCAAAAATATATATATTCGCATAGCAGCTTACAAAATggtatcatttaaaaaatgtttcaacGTGTTTTTGGAAAATGTTTAACACATATTAAAAAATATTCAAAAGCACGTGCTCCCTACGATCCATATTACTTCTTGTTGCTTTAAtagtacaactttatactaaagcaGTCACAATTAATATGAATTGGAGGGAGTATTTAAGAAAATGTTAGTCATGTATTTAgagaatgttaaacatgtataaaaaattggtTTAGATATAaaaaatgtatataaaaaatgttttaccaattttcttttgggttttatttttatttttaaacacaTATCTACTTTCACGGTTTTATGTTGCAGCGGCGGCATCGTGAAATTTTTTGACAGTTTTTCAGGGTTTTGTTTTATTTAGCAATTCTGAGGATTTGTCTTTTCAGAAGCATTTTTTTGAGGAATTTTAGAGTCATTTCAAGGGTCCAATTCTTTAGCAACGGCACATTCCTTGGGCTGAGCGACGGCCTAtttctttctcccttttttctGTCCTCACCCCGACCAACGTTACGAATTCAAATCACCCTGCCGACCAACCCGAGTGCCACTGACGCGAAAACAGAGTCGATTTCGAAGCGCCGCCGCCCTTGCTCTGCTCCGCCGGCGCTCTCCTCCCCCTCACTCCGCCGCGTGGCGCACCGAAGCGAGGCCGGAAGCCAAGATCCGGCGACCACGCGCCGCGATGCAGCAGCAGCCGGCCTTCCTCGCCATCGGTTCGTCCGCCTCCCCTCTCCCTGCACTTCACAGATTTTCTTCTGCTCCGCTCGGTTCCGTTCGATTCGATTCAGTTCTACTGCTAGTATTCGGTCGATTTCTCTCAGCCATTGTACCGGCGGCCGGGTGGTCGAGAGCCATGGACTCACCTCACGGCTGCTGATTTCGTGTGTGTCATGTGCGGTGCAGGGGGGCGCGACGAGTATGAGTACGCGAGGCTGGAAACGCTCTTGATGCAGGGAGGGTCCGCCTCGGTGGGAGCACCTCGCTTCAATGGCACAGACTACGAATCATGGCGGTTCAGAATGAAGCTCCACTTGGGGAACTTTCACTCTCGTGTGCGGAGCATTGTGGAAACCGGTCTCTCCTCTTGTGTGGATGAAGCGAACCCGACGGCCCCCGAGCTGAGGAACATCCACTACAACGCCCAGGCCATGAACGCCATATACTGCGCCCTCAGTGATGATCAGCTCTACCGGATCTGGCACCTTGATACtgttaaattatgatctaaattctagtaccgtattggactagacgtagtacatacggtgtgggcctttgcgttgacgtcgacgcgtacgagtacaactcgtttacttgtccttcaaggactctcatgtattgccctcttatataaCCCATGTAGTCGCACTTCAGACGggctgtcgtctcgtgcttgtaatactcctcctcatagtaATTGCGTCTTCGTGCGTccatggttttctcccgcaaggatttccacgtaaaaatccgtgtctctttttgtctcgtttatttctcgttattatctaacaagtggtatacagaGCTGAGGTTTAGATACGAGTTCGTGACAAGAGATTAGGGTTACGGTCTGTTCGGCCGCCGCCGTTCCGTGATTCATCCGATCGTTTTTTAATCCGCCGAGACCGACTCGATTTCCAATCATGCGGAGATCCCTCAAAGCTGCAGTCTTCCTCGCTGTTCTGCTGTGTTGCCACTGCCGCTCCGTACGCAGCATCCACATCAGCTGCCGCTCACGAGGGAATCAAGTCCCGAGGCGATTTGTCATCCGTCAAATCGCAAGCCGTCCACACCTTTTGGTTAGGCGCTGATCAGCCACGTATCAAGTTCGCGTACAAGGCAAATTTGTTTCTGCTGCTGCTACTTCGCCACGTGAAGGTGCTAGTGCATAGTATTAGTACGGCTTTTGTTTTCCATCATCGATTGCTACGGCCACTAGCAACTATCAGGTGCTATTTTTTTTCTGGTTCTTTGTCCGTATATTAATTCTGTCAAGAATTTTTCTATCGGCTTGTACTACTTTGTGAATACAGATTTATCGACTCATGGCATCCATGAAGTACGATCTTCCACTGCTggaccgtgacacaaggtttaccctatggcaagtcaagatgcgggcgttgttggcactgtccgactatgatgaagcactggatagttttgggaagaacagaattcaggactggactgatgaggagaaaagaattgattgtaaggctttgtcagaaattcaacttcatttgcataataatattttgcaggaagttttgagcgaggaaactgccgccgctctatggttaaaaCTGGAAGGGATTTGtatgactaaagatctcaccagcaagatgcatctgaagcaaaaattattcctgcacaggttacccgagggaggtaatgttttgaatcatatttcagaatttaaagagatcatgtctgatctagctgcaatggaggttaagtatgaagaggaagatactgctttaatgttactttgttcactgccaagttcttataccaattttagagacaccatattatacagtcgtgatactgtcacacttaatgaagtttatgaagctttgaaatcgaaggagaagatgaaattaatggtgcctcatgatggttcaagttcatcccaagccgagggattatttgttcgtggcaggacaaaggagaagaactccaataatggaaatagaggcaaaagtaaaaacggctacagggaccggtcgcaatccagagacaagaagtattgcaggtattgcaagagagacgggcatgacatctctgagtgtttcaagttgcagaataaggaaaagaggaaaggtaacaaataaggtgaaaattctgctaacgttgctcgtgatgatagttccgatgatgctcttgtcgttattgctggatgtgctgagaccaatgatgagtgggtacttgatactgcatgcacttttcatatgtgtccacatagagattggtttactacttttgattccactacttctgctggttccgttttgggttttgataattcaccatgcaagattgaaggcataggttctattcgaatcaagatgttcGATGGCATAATCAGAAttttgacagatgttcggtatattccgaagatgaagagaaatcttatttctatgattgcccttgatgcaaaggggtacaaatattcaggtggagatagtgttttgaaggtcaccaaaggttcccttgttgtgatgaaaggtgattTAAGTttgaccaatggtctttattaccttcgaggttctattgtttcaggtaacgctactccagttgtttcaaagaattctgattgtgatgctgctaacctttggcatatgcgtcttggacatatgagtgcacttggtttagcagagttaaataagagaggtcttcttgatggatatgaacgtggtaaattgaaattttgtgagcattgtatctttggcaagcacaagagggtgaagttcaacacttcgactcatacaactgaaggtattcttgattatgtgcattctgatttatgaggaccatctcgcaagaagtcactAGGTGGTGATAGTTACATGCtaactattattgatgattattcgagaaaactttggccttatttcttgaagcataaatatgaagcattcttagcttttaaggagtggaagattatggttgaaagacaaactgaaaggaaggtaataatacttcgcactgataatggtatggaattctgttctaagcaatttaagaattattgcaagtctgaaggcattgtcagacattacaccgttccttatactcctcaacaaaacggtgttgctgagcgtatgaacaggaccattatttccagagcccgttgcatgttgtccaatgcaggtttgcataggcgtttttgggctgaggccgcttccactgcttgttatcttattaaccgttcaccatctattgctcttaataagaaaactccaattgaggtatggtctgcttcacctgctgattattcacagttgagagtttttggttgcactgcttatgctcatgttgataatggaaagttggagcctagggctgttaagtgcatctttcttggttataagtctggtgttaaaggttttaaattgtggaatcctgaaacccagaaggttgttattagcagaaatgttatctttaatgaatctgctatgttacatgatgtttcatctactaatgttcccgttgagagtgaacagcagcctactattcagcagcctactgttcaggtggagcatgttattgattcaggtgatacatctggtaatgaaattgttgatgcacatgatgaacccgttattaatgatgatcatgtcactcccactccaaatcagcctattgttccacccagttggaatcttgcacgtgacagagttagacggggtattaataaacctgacaggttaattggagagtgcaatattgtttcttttgctttatctgttgcagaagaaattgaaggtaattctgagccttcttcatattccgaggctattatttctggtgatagtaataaatggatgaccgctatgcatgatgagatggaatcacttgaaaagaatggcacttgggatttagtaaaattacctagagagaagaaacctattcgttgcaagtgggttttcaagaggaaagaaggtgtttctcctaatgatgagacaagatataaagcaagattagttgctaaaggttatagccagattctaggtattgactataacgaagtcttttctcctgttgtgaagcatagctctattcgcactttactcagtattgttgccatgcatgatcttgagcttgaacaattggatgttaaaactgcattcttacatggagaattagaagaggatatttatatggaacaacctgaaggttttgttattcctggaaaagaaaagcttgtctgtaagttaaagaaatctctttatggattgaagcaatcccctagacagtggtacaagagatttgacacctttatgctctctcaaggtttcaaaaggtctaattataATAGTTGTGTTTATCCGAAAACTGTCaatggttcaactatttatttgctcatTTATGTTGATaatatgcttattgctgcaaagagtatgtcagagattaatgaattaaagaagcaattgagtaatgaatttgagatgaaggatttgggtgcagtAAGGAAAattcttggcatggaaatatccagagatagaccgtctggaaaagtatatctaagtcagagagtatatattgataaagttctttgtcgttttaatatgcataatgccaagccggtgagtactccattagctgcacacttcaaattgtcatcagctttatgtcctaagtcagattccgatattgagtacatgtctagagttccctattcgagtgcagttggttcacttatgtatgccatggtttgttctcgtccggatttatcatatgcattgagtgttgtcagtagatacatggctaatcctggaaaagagcattggaaagcagttcagtggattttcagatacctgcatggtacttctaatgcttatttacagtttgggaagactggagatggacttgttggttttgttgattctgattttgctggtgatttggataagagaagatcatTCACGGGTTATGTTTTCAtcattggtggttgtgctgtgagttggagagcaactttgcactctattgtggcttgttccactactgatgccgagtatatggctatttctgaggcatgcaaagaagctattTGTTTGAAAGGTTTGTACACTGAGCTTTATGGAGACTCATCTTGCCCTACCATATTTTCTGACAGTCAAAGTGtcatatatcttacaaagaatccaatgtatcatgagaggacaaagGACATTAATGTTAGATTTCaatatattcgagatgttgttgctgaaggcaatttgaaggtatgcaagataagtactcatgataatcctgctgatatgatgacaaagccagttcctaccaataagtttgagctttgctcacgcttagttggtatttctcactagtcctatggactttgacgcacaaggtgtttatgctgatttggatggagttattcactttcttcgactactggagggaatttggatcaaggtggagattgttaaattatgatctaaattctagtaccgtattggactagacgtagtacatacggtgtgggcctttgcgttgacgtcgacgcgtacgagtacaactcgtttacttgtcctccaaggactatcatgtattgccctcttatataccccatgtagtcgcacctcagacggcctgtcgtctcgtgcttgtaatactcctcataGTAATTGCGCCTtcatgcgtccgtggttttctcccgcaagggtttccacgtaaaaatccgtgtctctctttgtctcgtttatttctcgttattatctaacagatACTGCCAAGGAGGTCTGGGACGCTCTCCAGGTCATACATGAAGACACCCCAATCGTCCGTGAGTTGAAGGTCAAACAGATGAGGGAGAAGATGAAGTTTTTTGCGTGGAGGAAGCACGAGCACCCCATTAGCATGTATTCGAGGCTCATAAATCTGGCCAGTGAGATGAAGAGCCGTGGATGCCAGGAGGTGACAGATTCTTATGTTGTGAGGAAGATTCTTTGTGCCATCACACCAAGGAGCTCCACCTTTGTGACCATCATCCGTCAGAGGCCTGACTTTGAACAACTCACCCCTCTGGATGTGGTCCATAATTTTTAAGTCTACGACAAAATGCAAGAACTGTCCAGGAGAAGCATGCCCGGGTACGCTAGGGCGAAGGTGGACACTGTCACGCCGAGCGAGCCTGCCCGCGATGCAGGTTGCTCCGGAGAAGCGCCTCAGTTCGATGGCACACACCATCTATCATGGCAGCGTAGGATGAAATTCCATTTGCTTAGCATGCACCCTCTTGTGTGGAGAGCTGTGGAAACTGGTTTCTCTTGTGTAGATGAAGCAAATGAAGAGAGTAATGTGCATCACAGTGCCGGAGCTATATGCGCCTTTTATCGTGCCTTGGATGATAGTCCCTACAACTGGATTTCCCCACATAAGAGTGCCAAGGACATTTGGGATGATCTCCGAAAATTTAGTGAAGCAGGTTGTAACTCAATGCTTATCTCACTGAGGATGGATATGGACTGGCTCGTCTTAGGAGAAGATGAGTCCCCCGACGACATGTATACAAGGCTCAACAATTTGGCCAATGAGATGAAGGGCCTTGGGTGCAAAGAGATGACCGATTCCTATCTTGTGCGGAAGATGCTTCGTGTCCTGATACCAAGGAACCCCAACTTGGTTTTACTCATCCGTGAGAAGCCTAACTTTGAACTACTCACCCCTCGGGATGTACTAGCAACATTCCTCCTCTACGACATGGAGCAGAAAGAATCCAGACTGTCGAGTGGGTATGCTTTGCCACGCTCAAGCAAAAAGGTCAATGCTGCCTTGAAGGCCAAGCAGGTGCAAGTAGAGGAATCAAGCGATGATGAAAAAGACTATTATCAAGATCGAGAGCAAATTCAACAAGGAATGCAAGAAATGTCTCTCTCGGGGAAGAAATATGGATGGTTGCTTGGAAAGAAAGGCTACGAAGCAAGAAGCAATTTCTCTAACAAGTACAAGATGAGGAAATCAAAGAGATATTGCTATCAATGTGGTGATCCCAATCATTTCATTGCTGATTGTCCTAATAAGGAGGGCAGGAAAGAAGAGAAGGAGAAGAGCAAGTACAAGAGGAAACCATTCGATCACACGGGCAAGCCATACAAGCCAGACGGGCAGAAAGGTATGTTCCTTTGCTTCATCTTGTACTTTCCATTGCACAATTTTCCATGACGTAATGAAATGTTCTGCGTTACATTGACGGGGTCCGATCTGGCACATGTTATGTGTTACAATGACGGGGTCCGTTCTGACATGGATTCAGGATGGCCAATTAagaaaacaatttttttgaaacaagtgcggtGTCTGAGTAATACTGCAAATGATTTTAATGCGCTGATATCAATGTGAAGGAGACACAGGATGAAAAGTATTGGTATTAGTAAAATGGTTGCATTGCATTACAACTAATTCAGTTCACAAGTCTGGTCATAAAACTGTTACCATCCATAAGATATAGGCCCTGTCTGATTGCTGTCCTCTAAAGTCCTCTGAAAGTCCAATTTGATTACTGAGTGGGCAATATAATTCAAGCAAATTAATGAGGTGATAACTATGCTATGACCTTAGGAATGTGCATAGTAGTGCAAACTGGAAAGTGCATAGCCGAGCAGAAATACCAAGACATGAAGCCGGTTGCCTCTAGAACTGTTAATTAGCAAAACAGTCGTGTGGACAATGTCATGTGAAGCTACATTGCACATTGTTCAGAGCATGTGAAGCTAAATTGCACATTGTTCCGACATTCTGCCCTGACCGGGTCAAATTTTGACCTGTACACCGTTCTAAGCATTTGGCAGTACTTTTACTCTATGCATACCGAATGGTTATGCAGTTCATATTTGAACTAAATTAAAATTATTTCCTTTATTACATGATGGAGCTTGGAATTCTCGTTTGAATGTTGAATCCCCTAAAGTTGTTTTCTTATATACGATAAGGTTGGAGCATTGTTCCAAGTAAGTAAACTGTATTCTCTGTCGTAAACTTAGTCAATTTTACCTGCACACCATTTGCAGACATTAAAGTCGCAGATTCGTCGGGTGTGGATGCGAGGAAAAAATACCTTACTGGTCACTCTTGTGTTTGATCAGTTGTATATCCCTAATAAAATCATGATGGCAACTTCTTTTTTGGGGCAATGCAAGCTGATTTCATGAGTATACGTGGAGAAAGAACGAAAGAGGTGCTTGATATGTTTGGTTGGAAAAATgtgactccctccgatccataaagtgttgcagttttgaactaaggttgaactaatcttagttcaaaactgcgacgcttattttggatcggagggagtactgacTTTGTGGCCCTTGCTAGATGTTGGCCTAGTGAAAAGAGGTTTACAATATTTTAATATCATAACTTCGTCAATCCTATGGGTGCTCTGGAATGACATGATCATTAACCATAAGATTTGATTGAATATGAAACAGGTGTGGAGGCACATCCTCGCGTCAACACGGGAGTGGAAAGTGCCGTTCAAAGATGTAGAGGTGGTGGACTTAGATCGCTTGGGAGGCCGGTTATCGGAGAACCTGAGAACTCCATTTCGGCTGATGTGGTGCCGAAGCTGACAAGGAAACCCGCCGCCGAGCCGTCACAGCAACCCTTCTGCCTCAGTGCACATCCGCCCAGAGGAGTGGCCTTCTGCCTCACTGCGTATCTGCCCAATGAAGTTACTGAATCTTAAGCTGTTCACCTCTCAAAcctgttttttttcttcttcttcttttggctCGCATTGTAGGCCTTATTTTCGATGCTATGTAACGCTGAGTTTGCGAAGGATTTGAACCTGCTAGCGCTGTATAACTCATTGGTTTCATTCTATAAAATGGAGCCGTGGTGGCTCCACTCTGTTTGTCGAAAAAAAGAGGTCTTTCAGATACCTTCATCTTGTCATGCAGCTTACCATCCCATGGGCTAGGTGTGATGTCTTCTTTCTATCATTTGCACTTGTAGTTCCAAACCTGAAATAATTGCCCAGTAACTGAAAGACTAGGTTAGTCTTTCCACTCTGCTTTGCACTTTGAATAATTGATCTTTCCACTCTGTTAGTCTTCCATTGCTGTAATTTCGTCTCATTTTCTACCAAAACTTGAACTACAAAGCCAGTGAGTAGATACCACGACGATTTTGATGTTTTGTTGTTAATTGCACGATCTACTCTTCAGGAAAGTGTGGGAGTCTCACAACTTCTTTTTAAGGGTAGCCTCACAAGTTGCAGCCAGATCAGAACGTCTTTTGTGCTGACCAAGTCAGGGTGCTTTCCTTTTTGCTTTTGCTGAATTATTGCCAAAACGTGGATACATGATAGTGGTAGAAATGTAGGAGTAGTTGTGATGCCAAATGTTAAAGGGCACGATTTGCTGAAAAAAGATGAACTGTCAGTATCTACTACTGCATTTTCGTAGATACTGACAGTTCATACTCCTTGATGGAGCATGTTTTTATTTGATGGCAAAGACCTCTCAGGGGATAGTTCGCCCATGTCAGCATGGCGCGAGCGACTAGCAATCAGCTGTACAAAGCGCTCGCTCGCCCATGGCTACATGTGGTTGGCCGGATTATTCCCTTTATTTTTTCTCTTAATTCTTCATTTCACTTTTAGTTAAAATTTAATGTTTAGGTAATTTAGAAAGTATGCAAGTATGTTTAAAAATGTTCGTAACAACCAAAAAAGTGTTAATATATTAtagaaaaatattcatgttttttgaaaaaaaatcatgaaataaaaTGTGTTTATGAAATTTAAAAAATGTGATCAAATGTTTTAAAAAATTGCTCATTCACTATTTAAAGTTATTCACATATTGTTTTGAACTGTTAATATAGTTTaaaatattttcatgcatttataaAAATGTCATGAAATTTTGAACGTGTTTGTGGCTTTAAAAGAAGCTCacatgtttaaaaaatgttcatatattTGTCAAAAAGTTTCTATATCATTTGGAAGTATTTCCCTAAAAATAATAAAATTATAAAAAATTTAGGAAATAAAAGTAGGAAAACAAGAGAAATAAAACATAAAAAAGAAAACCAGAAAGAAATAATGAAAACTGAAAACAAAGGAAACCAAGAAGGAAATCATGGGAAAACCGCCCCTTGCCTGGGTGGCTGGGCCTGCACAATATTTATGCTTGCGTGGGCGGCAGGATCTTGTTGCATGCAGTAAGCGGCATATGAAAGAGTGCAGCCAAATATGTGTTCGACACGAACGTGTGAAATCTTGCTTAAAAATATTGTGATTTTTAGGCTGTACAAAAAACAAAATTTCGCCCCAACAAAAAAATTTAAAGGGCCCATTTGGAAATACATATTTGTCCTTGTTTTCTGTACGCCACGTGCTAAAGTATAGTGTTGTGAAATTTTACACATATGTAGTATACATGTGTATGTATGTTAAAAGAAATTCGAATTGTTTCGCGCTGtggaaatttgaattttgaaaacgAACTCCCTGTAGCTCGATCTCTGTTGGCATTTTGTCGACATATGAAAGAACTATGAGCCCATGTGTAGCAGCACCTGCAGTTTCCGCGCCATCTCGCCTACCTGCTTCAAGAGCATGCAATCAAGCACTGCTCTGCAATTTCATCTTATATTTTTTTTTCCTACCAAAAGTTGCAGCCAGATGAGCATGTCTTTTGTGCTGACCATGGTCAGGGTGTTTTTCCTGCTCCTTTTGCCGAATGAATACAAGTTAAGCGGTCCAACTTATTTTGAGCACCAAAACGTGATCTATCATGCCGCGAGAGTAGGCCTCTTGTAGTGGTATTGTAACACGATGGGTGTTGTAACACAAACATTAAACTTCTTTTACCCTCTTAATTAATGAAtgaggcaagtcttttgcctcctttcaaaaaaaaaaaaacgtgATAGTGTTAAAGGGCACGGCTCGCTGAAAAAAGATGAACCGTCAGTATCTACGCTCTAGAATGTTTTCTTTGAAGCCTTTTTTATTTTGTCCATGTTCCAACCCGGTTCATCACGCCATCAGGAGATTCGAGTCGATTTGGCATTTTAGCCTGTCTGAAATTGGTTCAGCGGCTGGTCCCTCCAAGGCTCCAATAGCCATCCACAAGCTCATCTATGCTCTTTTCAACTGCCTTAAATTTGCATCATTAAGATATGATGAAGCCACTCAACCATATTCCCAGCTCCTTAGATTATTCTTTTCCCCCATTCGCTAGTCTCCAGCTGGGCATGGGTGTCTATCTTTCCATTTGTCATGTGGCCTTTTTCTGTAGCCCTGTGTCTCGGATTGCACGGCGGCTTTAGCTAAAGGCCACGGCCATCCTAGTAGCCACCTGACTCTGGGGCATGTGCGTCTGTTTAATATTTCTACTTTGATCCCTCCGTTACATCTGCATCAGCTGTACTTGTGGAGCAGCGTGCAGTGCAAAATGACTTGTCTGTCTGATGTTTTTGGCTCTCTTTTTGCTGTGTTTCTTATTAGATGCTCGACCAAAATTTATTTCTATCACAGGTAGGGGCTTTCCTATCTATCGCAGCGGGAACTAAGGAAGAGCTTCCGACATTGAATCACTTTGACCCGATGACAGAGATTCACTAATCTCGTCCAGTTGCACTGTTCTTCCATTCACCCCCTATTTCTCAAGAAACGCACCATTTTATGCGATAAACATTTTGTATTCAGTGCAGTGATAGAAGTGATATCCAATAGTTTTGGAATAAATGACAAAGTAGCACTTATCTGATTTGGTATCGGGCTTATTCGTAAACAATTTACATATGCATCACATCCTGATACGTTGCATTTTTGTACTTTCATACCTATTATCCTATAAGTTCGCGATGTTTCATCCTGATAGAATTAATACCCTTTTTTGTGTGTCCCAGATGCCAGCCTTCCAATAGAAGAAAGCACTTACTTGGGTATGGCCTGTGAAACGTGCCAGTCTCTTGATGTACATTTCTCTTTTTCATAACTCTTGTTATTTGACTATATCGCCATCGCCTAGCGGAGTCTTCAACCTGGTGGGTCGTCACCCTCCCAAAATTGCTGCATCGCCCCCATTCTCAAATGCCTGAATGAAGAGGGTAAGCAACCAGGGACAATCGAAGATATAGAAACATCATAGATGTCGAGCCAAGGCGACAAGCACATCGAGAACAAAGTCACTCATCACAGAAAGGGATTGTGTGCCCGACGT encodes:
- the LOC119309166 gene encoding uncharacterized protein LOC119309166, which translates into the protein MQQQPAFLAIGGRDEYEYARLETLLMQGGSASVGAPRFNGTDYESWRFRMKLHLGNFHSRVRSIVETGLSSCVDEANPTAPELRNIHYNAQAMNAIYCALSDDQLYRIWHLDTVKL